A region of the Lycium barbarum isolate Lr01 chromosome 1, ASM1917538v2, whole genome shotgun sequence genome:
CATACCCATTATCAGAAAGagaacggaaaagggtcaaatatgcccttaaaatatttgaaattgggCAAATATGCCTTTTGCATGCTTTAAGGGCATATTTGGCCTTTTTCTCTTATTAATCAACTAATTAGGTTGATTGGGGATACAGTTGAATTATGGGCATGTATGGACCAACTATTGAACGATAAGGGATATGTGAGCTAAACTATTAATGAAGGGAATATCTGCTCAATTTCGAGTACTTTAAGGGCATAGTTGGACCTTTTCCAGTAAAAGGAAAAGGAATTTACATGTGTTTGGTCCAAGAAAAAGAGTTAGACCCTAACGTGAAGGGGCATGTAGAAGACATAATTAAGTAATTAAGTGTGATTTCTCTATCTACTTAAGATTTTAGATGAGATGGAACATTATGTTTATCTTTTTGGAATCATAGTGAAACCTAGCACAAGTTGTCAGTTAAAACTGATTTAGACAAAGAATTATGTGATTACATTCTTTAATTAATTAGTGTGCTGACATGCTTATACCATGATCAACTTACTTATTCAGATAAGCTGCAGCTATGATCATTAAACTTCTGAAAATTGTCACTTTTAATAGCTTTACTAGATATTCCTAAATAAAACTATTGAAAAATCATACTACTTTCTCTGATACTTGAGTTTAGCTCTTTATATTTTTGTTGGAGAATTCTCTTCTGGCTATAGTATTGATGGTTTGAAGGAAAACATTAAAGATTAGTTGGCAAAATGAAACGCGCCACTGGCTTGATTGTGATGTACCTTTTCCTGCATGATATTTTGTGGATACTGATCATGGTTGAAAGTTCTCGATAAAATTTTAGTTCGAAAAGAATTAACTCTAATCCTGTCCCTTTCTGGATTGCAATGAAGCCAGATTTGATGGGAACTCTGAACTCGCTGCAGAGCTCGCTACAGCAAATGGTTTTAAAGCTGCATATGCAATTAAAGACGGTGCTGAAGGACCCCGAGGATGGAAGgttaatattcaaaatacatgTTGTAATCTTTCTGACTTTCTAAAATGTTGGCGGCGTGAAGAATAATGAATTCCGATTTCTGCAGAATAATGGCCTTCCATGGATACTTCCTAAGAAAACTCTAAGTCTTGATCTTGGCCTGTCTGATGCTCTTGATGTTTTTCTCGGGGTATGTTTTTCTCTCTAAAGCAGTGTTCCTTTTGCATTTATCCTCCCAAATACAGATATGGTTATGCCATTTGAGTTCAAGAAGGTTATGGGATTTCTATAACTGCAAATTAGtactccctctatctcaatttatgtgaaggtgatTGACTTCTCagggagtttaagaaataaaggaaaacttttgaaactcGTGATCTAAAATAAGCCATAAATATCATTTGATTTATCAATATTCTGAAGCTTAATGTTCTGAAGCCACCATCCATAGTTTGAGAAGCCATTTAGATTACTCCAACTTGCATTTTTTATCAAATCATTTTGGCTATGCGGTGAACTACTGGTTTACTAGGACTATTGTGATCATAGATTATTTCGGCGTAGCATTTTGACAAACTTAACTTTAGTGAGATAACTTCGGTGGAATGTGGATATGCAGGACAGTTCTGATGCAGTGACTGTAGGTTTAGGTGTTGCTGCAGCTGCTGGATTAGGACTATTGGTGTTCTCAGAGGTCAGGCTCCTATACATTTTATCCTGAAAGTTACCTCGAGCACGATTTATTAAACAGCTCATCGTTGGTCCTTTTTTTCAGGTGGAAACAGTACTCCAACTGTTAGGTTCAGCTGCACTTATCCAACTAGTCAGCAAGAAACTTCTATTTGCAGAGGTTtgatttattaattttatttctAAAACTGTTTTGTGCTATGatagaaggtgaatctcatattaTATACTGTTAATGAAATAAGACTGGCCTCTATGGTTTCCTTTGGTTACTTACGTCGATTCTGATCATGGTAGAAAATTTTCGAACTCGAGAGGTCCATTAATATGTTGACATTTTCACTTTCCAGGACAGAAAGCAAAGTCTGCAACAAGTTGATGAGTTTCTCACTAAAGAGGTTGCTCCAAAGGAGCTTGTAGGTGACATTAAGGTAATGTTCTCACACAGCCAGAACTCACTAAAATGTTTCGTTTCCCATATAAGAAAACTGTATGTTTGCTTTCAATAAGATATATACTTCATAGTTACAGTTCGATTAATCATGTGTGTGTGCTTCTCGTCGTGAAACTTCAGCAAATAGGGATGGCTCTTCTTCCAGTCCCAGTGAATAGCAAAGCTCTACCTGCACCTGCAGAGAAAACTGAATCAGTTCCCGAGGTGGATGTTCCATCATCTAAAGTAGAAGCTTCCGTCGAGCCTACTCCAGAAATCACTTCAGACCCTGAACCAGAAGTGAAAGTATTTGCTTTCAGTTTCAGTGAAATTTCAGAGTCACTTTCACCCTATCCTAATGTAAGTTTTCATATCATTCTGAATAGTTGGTCTGATCTTTTCATTATTATTTGTTGCATGAATTCCTCACATCATATCCACCAATTTTAATATATTTCTTACTGATTAAAGAGATGGAAAGTAGGGCACGATGAAAGAAAAAATTTATACTAGGGATATCTATTAGTTTAAGTTTTAATCATGTTAGTGCATTTACTTTAGTCCGAGGTTTACTAAGAGTCTTTTAGTCTTATCAGAGATTTATAAGGACAATTTCAATTCATTGAGTTTGTCCAAATGACACATCCCTTGTTTTCTCATCTTCTTCGTCAACTACATCGTCTCTTTTGAATGTGTTGTTGCAGTATCCTGATCTCAAGCCTCCAACATCCCCGATACCTTCACAACCTAGTGGCAATGTGGAGAAAATGGAAACAGTTTCCAAGGTAGAAATATCTACCGAGTCTACTCCAGAAGTCAATTCAGTCCCGAAACCAGAAGAAACAGCAGAAGCACTATCTGGAATTACAAGGTCACTTTCTCCATATCCCAATGTGAGTTTCTCCTTTTCATCCTCAGTTGGTCTCATCATTTATTGTAACGTGATACATGAATTTCGTTGCACCATAATCCGGGATTCCAACATCTTTCCTGCTGATGAATCAACAATGATCATCGTTTAAATTCTGAGATTGTGGTATTGCTCATGAGTGGACTAATTCAATAATATAAGACTTTTTTCTAGGATATCCTTAGTTGTTTTGTTATCTCTTTCATATTAACATCTATACACTGATCATTTAAAAGGGTACAGGTAACTAGTCCATAAAATAGATTAGTAACCTGAAAAATAAGCAGGTTACCTGCTACAACAGGTTAAAAACACTGATAATATAAAAATTCCTTATATAGTCGGcatatataagttaaatccttTCTTTTATATGTGGTTGCAGTATCCTGATTTAAGTTTTCCTTATAATTCTGAATAGTTGGTCTAATCTTTTCATTTTAATTTGTTAGATGAATTCCCACACATCATATCCACCAATTTTAATATCTTTCTTGCTgattaaagaaaagaaaagctCCGTAATGAAAATGCAATATGCATTAGTTGGGATTAAGTTTTAATCATGTTAATGCATTTACTTTAGGTCCGATGTTTCCTAAAAGTCTTTGTCTTATTGGAGATTTATAAGCTATGTAGAGAACTTTTAGTACTTTTTCTTGTATTTATCTTATAAGATATTGAACTGTGAAGAGCTTAAATAGAGCGACATCAACAGTGAGTATTCATCTAGTCAACCATGACGTTCTTGGGATTAACACATAGTAGTAGTTGTTGATTAGAGAGATGTCCTTGTTTATATTATGAGATTGAGGTACTTCTGATTTGGCAATTTCTATTTATTCATTTTATGCATGTCATTCCCTTGTTTTCTCATCTTCTTCATTAACTACATCATCTCTTTTGATTCGCTGTGGCAGTATCCTGACCTGAAGCCTCCAACATCGCCGATATCTTCTCAACCTAGTGGCAGCGTGAAGAAAACTGAAACAGTTTCCAAGGTAGAATTATCTTCCGAGTCTACTCCAGAAATCAATTCAGTCCCTAAACCAGAAGTAACAGCAGAAGCACTAAATGGAAATGCAAGGCCACTTTCTCCCTATCCAAATGTAAGTTTCTGCATTTTATTGTCAACAGTTGGTCTTATCATTTCACTATAACATGATACATGAATTTCCTTGCACCAATCTCCATTTTGTCACCCCTTTCATGCTAACATTACGCTGGTTGTTGGGTATGCGAACAAAGTCTCACATTGGTaactgaaaagaaaaatgagctacttataaggtgttggatactcttaatggtgtgaggccttttggagaaAACCGTGGAGGCTTGGCTCAAAGTGGACAATATCACACCATGTTAATAGTATTCTTGGACCGTTTAGCCCAACACTGGTCACCTAAAAGATAACAATAGGTAGCCATCCATAAAATGTGGTATTAGTAACCTGAAAGACAAGCTGATTACCTGCTACAACGGGTTAAAAACATTGATAACGTAAAAATTCTTTATACCCGtagtatatataagttaaatccttTCTTTAATTGTGGTTGCAGTATCCTGATCTCAAGCCTCCAACTTCGCCAATGCCTACACAAGCATAATGTTGGACttgcagatttccatatcgaaggTGTACCAGCTCCACAATTTCCAGTTGGGGGACAACTACAATGCCATATCCTGTTTCAAGTAAAAGTTAGCTATTCAAAGAAATTTTGTATTTACGTTACCTGCATTTGAAGGGAAATTTGTAACAGTATAGATAAAGATTCTCATCGTTACGTCCTTCATTTCCATTCTTTGTAATTTATTGATGGATCGATGTCAAATGTAGACACAAGTGGGTGTAAAAGCTTTATGTGACTTTAGCAATACAATCACTTCGAAGCAAAACTATAGCAACATATTAATGAATATGTATCACTAAACCTCGAATTTGTTTT
Encoded here:
- the LOC132632353 gene encoding rhodanese-like domain-containing protein 4, chloroplastic, producing MEALNAARLTPLSVLSDRRNEPKKVPSFQFKNLPNSANVNTNYSRNVHGGLALLSSVFTTNSAKALTYEEALQQSTTSTDFDANALVETVINFVSENPSVIAGVVAILALPLVLSQVFSKKPKPWGVESAKKAYAKLGDDESSELLDIRGTVELRQVGSPDIKGLKKKPVYVVYKGEDKPGFLNKLALKFKEPENTTLFILDKFDGNSELAAELATANGFKAAYAIKDGAEGPRGWKNNGLPWILPKKTLSLDLGLSDALDVFLGDSSDAVTVGLGVAAAAGLGLLVFSEVETVLQLLGSAALIQLVSKKLLFAEDRKQSLQQVDEFLTKEVAPKELVGDIKQIGMALLPVPVNSKALPAPAEKTESVPEVDVPSSKVEASVEPTPEITSDPEPEVKVFAFSFSEISESLSPYPNYPDLKPPTSPIPSQPSGNVEKMETVSKVEISTESTPEVNSVPKPEETAEALSGITRSLSPYPNYPDLKPPTSPISSQPSGSVKKTETVSKVELSSESTPEINSVPKPEVTAEALNGNARPLSPYPNYPDLKPPTSPMPTQA